A genomic window from Betta splendens chromosome 24, fBetSpl5.4, whole genome shotgun sequence includes:
- the LOC114849475 gene encoding uncharacterized protein LOC114849475, producing the protein MQQIISVPPSEARTHKWYSCCAGVPTLIMEHTFVVLLSIRILISCLGLVGNVLLIAAVALTKHSPVKSFELFLLGLATANLEEILIVSIYDVILLKMFHSLGTWWCGSFRFLTMFGEEASIYFSVLISFFRYEKMRDASKRANVPVYLDSLKSAWMVSGICVMLSTLLSFPMFFISLQSPAENITTDRSTCPPDFFQCQRFRPQINCFYKYLFVVMCNLLPLIIITATSCLTLQALVSQGKTVTPELGLHGSSHSGKGPWFQRSTIDVLAAMILFQVVWIFYLVLQLTSDFSDLHFKSEIKFFIAICYTSICPYVYGIGGHLFSLKIFIKR; encoded by the coding sequence ATGCAGCAAATCATATCTGTGCCTCCTTCTGAGGCAAGAACACACAAGTGGTACAGCTGCTGTGCCGGGGTCCCCACTTTAATAATGGAGCATACTTTTGTTGTTCTGCTGAGCATAAGAATCCTCATTTCGTGCTTAGGACTTGTGGGTAACGTGCTACTCATCGCTGCCGTCGCTCTGACCAAGCATTCTCCAGTCAAGTCTTTTGAGCTGTTTCTCCTGGGACTGGCTACCGCCAACTTGGAAGAAATCCTCATTGTGAGCATCTATGACGTTATCCTCCTGAAGATGTTTCACTCGCTGGGCACTTGGTGGTGTGGGTCCTTCAGGTTCCTGACTATGTTTGGGGAAGAGGCCAGCATCTATTTCAGCGTCCTCATCAGCTTCTTCCGCTATGAAAAGATGAGAGACGCCAGCAAGAGGGCCAACGTGCCAGTCTATCTGGACAGCCTGAAGTCAGCCTGGATGGTGAGTGGGATCTGTGTGATGCTCTCCACGCTACTGAGTTTCCCTATGTTTTTTATAAGCCTGCAAAGCCCAGCGGAAAACATCACAACAGACCGCAGCACCTGCCCCCCAGACTTCTTTCAGTGTCAGAGGTTTCGCCCCCAAATCAACTGCTTCTACAAATACTTGTTCGTCGTGATGTGCAACCTGCTGCCTTTGATTATCATCACAGCCACCAGCTGCCTCACCCTCCAGGCACTCGTCAGCCAGGGAAAGACAGTGACACCAGAGCTGGGTCTGCACGGATCCAGCCACAGCGGCAAAGGTCCGTGGTTTCAGCGAAGCACCATAGATGTACTGGCCGCTATGATTTTGTTCCAGGTAGTCTGGATTTTCTACCTGGTTCTCCAGCTCACTTCCGATTTCTCTGATCTTCATTTTAAGTCTGAAATAAAATTCTTTATTGCCATTTGCTACACATCCATCTGTCCCTATGTGTATGGGATCGGGGGTCACTTATTCTCTCTTAAGATCTTCATAAAGAGATGA
- the LOC114849474 gene encoding bromo adjacent homology domain-containing 1 protein-like: MTQARQKGSLRQSHGSAECWDNCSPWPHGGSMDGAWPERSLRYGRTKKINEVFKQRKDTVKMMTGKRGKTEKSDPKGKMGRRRDKKRDRKLYPLRGRTGVSDEEGLSCHVLLTRLEESMQNQDSSERQQKRVLKPKPKKGKSCQRKVAKSSPKNKSKANGPSDGEWVHVLQPRKRRLASLNAEAVNSLLLERATDPQPAAKQARRQEEPPSGGAPLDADPARSAVPGGPKPSRGNHSKALTPHKLELSQSSKPVKKAKVKRSNDSSSMSREILDAPAPRRLAGLNAAALLKLTSSSATSKQRIKAAPAAAAASDCKAPATVSAPKQPARVKHKGRCRKQKGKRVQHSGCTACRKKVDFEPKVEWETGGCTHRLTKPGYQSRSMLAYPLKQVKEEQLETELSPYYCCPTDGSVEYCHRLAFFLGQQPFKDSDDQSLNSALTPVKRECLVTSPSLTHSHPHAALALSPHPCLCTADHCFPGYYVHIAHPTHTRATSPTLNPRPLNYPPSSLCPNQMTGSKLLSPRVSHGSGLAHPAYCNSVASPCYGDACGISGYTYRTMPPVNSRPCSFSTGCTGCTHNIKTEGYSSPQGDHSPSLLASSSLPMSSCPLSSVPTSTQTNPHLLTPVSGQDQTPARLKLARECPKSTKPSNGSLSMGRTRLPQKQPPPLPSLGSTKQKKVSRRRATNGWRPVGMPTEREIFIAGEDESALRQCYEGVERDGEVIRVRDTVLLRSGPRKKSLPYVAKISALWEDPKTGELMMSLFWYYRPEHTQGGRDPSTHCENEIFASRHQDENSVACIEDRCYVLPLAQYCRFCALVKQRAEGAPPGSASVVPCRPDFAPPSHRCVPTDVDPELVYLCRHVYDFRYGRILKNLQ, from the exons ATGACTCAGGCAAGGCAGAAGGGTTCCCTCAGGCAGAGCCACGGTAGTGCAGAGTGCTGGGACAACTGTTCTCCGTGGCCACATGGTGGTAGTATGGATGGCGCCTGGCCTGAGCGCTCGCTGCGATATGGCAGGACTAAGAAGATAAATGAAGTTTTCAAACAGAGGAAGGACACGGTCAAGATGATGACCGGCAAGAGAGGGAAGACAGAAAAATCTGATCCGAAGGGAAAAATGGGCCGGAGGCGTGACAAGAAACGGGACAGGAAGTTGTATCCTTTGCGGGGGAGGACTGGGGTTTCAGATGAGGAGGGCCTTAGTTGCCATGTGCTCCTCACAAGGCTAGAAGAGAGCATGCAGAACCAAGATAGTTCTGAGAGACAGCAAAAACGGGTTCTGAAACCCAAGCCCAAAAAGGGAAAAAGCTGCCAACGGAAAGTGGCAAAGTCATCaccaaaaaacaaatcaaaggcGAACGGCCCAAGTGATGGTGAGTGGGTCCATGTCCTGCAACCACGCAAGCGCAGACTGGCGTCCCTCAATGCTGAGGCGGTGAACAGTCTGCTGCTTGAGAGAGCTACTGACCCTCAGCCTGCAGCTAAACAGgccaggaggcaggaggagcccCCGAGTGGAGGGGCTCCCCTGGACGCAGATCCCGCCAGAAGCGCTGTCCCTGGAGGTCCGAAGCCTTCGCGGGGAAACCACAGCAAAGCCTTGACTCCTCACAAACTTGAACTGTCCCAAAGCTCTAAGCCAGTCAAGAAGGCCAAAGTCAAGCGCAGCAACGACAGTAGCAGTATGAGTCGGGAGATTCTGGACGCTCCGGCTCCCAGACGACTGGCTGGACTCAACGCTGCCGCCCTGCTGAAGTTGACCAGCTCTTCGGCGACCAGTAAACAGAGAATAAAGGCGGCACCGGCGGCAGCTGCCGCGTCAGACTGCAAAGCTCCTGCCACGGTCTCAGCCCCGAAACAGCCCGCCAGAGTCAAACACAAGGGGCGATGTCGAAAGCAGAAGGGCAAACGGGTCCAGCACAGTGGCTGCACCGCCTGCAGGAAGAAGGTGGACTTTGAGCCCAAGGTGGAGTGGGAGACCGGCGGCTGCACCCACAGACTCACGAAGCCAGGCTACCAGTCGCGCAGCATGTTAGCATACCCGCTAAAacaggtgaaggaggagcagctggagacggaACTGAGCCCCTACTACTGCTGTCCCACAGACGGCTCCGTGGAATACTGCCACCGCCTGGCCTTCTTTCTGGGCCAGCAGCCCTTCAAAGACTCGGACGACCAGTCCCTCAACTCAGCTTTGACGCCCGTGAAGCGCGAGTGCCTCGTCACCTCGCCGTCCTTGACCCACTCGCACCCACACGCCGCCCTCGCGCTGAGCCCACACCCCTGCCTCTGCACCGCCGACCACTGCTTCCCCGGCTACTACGTCCACATCGCCCATCCAACGCACACCAGAGCCACGTCCCCAACTCTCAACCCGCGCCCTCTGAACTACCCTCCTTCCAGCTTGTGCCCTAATCAGATGACGGGCTCGAAGCTGCTGAGTCCGCGGGTGTCGCACGGCTCGGGGCTCGCCCACCCCGCCTACTGCAACTCCGTGGCGTCGCCCTGTTACGGCGATGCCTGTGGGATCAGCGGCTACACATACAGGACAATGCCCCCTGTCAACAGCAGGCCCTGCTCCTTCAGCACAGGATGCACCGGGTGCACACACAACATCAAGACAG AGGGCTACTCCTCCCCTCAGGGTGACCACAGCCCATCTCTTCTGGCTTCGTCGTCCCTTCCCATGTCGAGCTGCCCTCTCTCCAGCGTGCCCACCTCTACTCAGACCAACCCCCACCTGCTGACCCCCGTATCAGGGCAAGACCAGACCCCGGCCCGGTTGAAGCTGGCCAGGGAGTGCCCCAAGTCCACCAAGCCTTCCAATGGCTCCCTGTCCATGGGCCGCACCCGGCTACCCCAgaagcagccgccgccgctgccgagCCTCGGCAGCACCAAACAAAAGAAAGTCAGCCGCAGACGAGCGACTAATGGCTGGCGGCCCGTGGGAATGCCCACAGAGAGGGAGATCTTTATTGcg GGAGAGGATGAGTCGGCCCTGCGGCAGTGTTACGAAGGAGTCGAGAGGGACGGTGAAGTGATACGCGTCAGAGACACCGTGCTGCTGCGATCAGGACCCAGGAAGAAATCCCTCCCTTATGTCGCCAAGATATCAGCGCTGTGGGAGGATCCCAAAACAG GAGAGCTGATGATGAGTCTTTTCTGGTACTACCGACCCGAGCACACCCAGGGAGGCCGAGATCCCAGCACACACTGTGAG AATGAGATTTTCGCCTCTCGGCATCAGGATGAGAATAGCGTGGCCTGCATAGAAGACAGATGCTACGTTCTCCCACTGGCCCAGTACTGTAG ATTTTGTGCCTTGGTGAAGCAGCGGGCTGAAGGCGCCCCGCCTGGCAGTGCCAGCGTGGTGCCCTGCCGTCCCGACttcgcccccccctcccaccgctgCGTGCCCACGGACGTCGACCCCGAGCTGGTGTACCTCTGCCGGCACGTCTACGACTTCCGCTACGGGCGCATCCTGAAGAACCTGCAGTAG